The stretch of DNA gttttaaaatgctacgacattttttctgacgtacacaacaatcgtaaatcatgtcgtgggcttgtCGTAATCCGTTGTCGAATGCGACAAAGTcctaccgtgtaaatcggcccttagtaCATCATTTGCGTAGCTTCACCTTATTATTCGGCCGGAATCTGTATTTCTCCATTTGTCAAAGCAATTTACTTCTCAAATCTACGGATGAAATCGACTTTTTCATCACCGGCTTGTCAACTACAATTGCTAAATAGCGCTTAGCTTTGAACAAGGATTGTttgctttgttgtaaaaacaGTCGATTTTACGAGAAAAATGTACGTCTGGGTCtgtgtaataattttttttataaatcaGATATGTTTAAGCTGCTGTGTGTTTGTATATCTTACGCTTGATCGATTTGAAGAATATTTAGGAAAACGACATAAGctataaataattaacaaatgcCATTTCCTCAAATAGAAcgttttatttttaagtgttcTCCGTGAACcacagaaatgaaacaaatacaGCTAAACCTCTTTCTGAAAAAATAATTTCGTTCATCAGTATCCACCGacatttttgatgttttttgttACTTTGCTCGAAGATAAATTAGCAACAAACTAAGAGAGTCGCAGAGGAAAAAGGATTGAATGAAAATCATGCAGTGCCGGCCTCTGCAGGATGTGTGCCTCTGCCACAAAGCAAACATTTAAAGTGTttctttaattaataaaatataCTCATATTATTGTTTCACGAATTTCAAACTAATGAAAGCATGTCCTCGATGGGTTATCTCTTCTTAAACGCTAACCTGCACTTTTTGATCCACATTTCGAGTCATtgtattaaacaattattggacagGGCAAGCGAAAACCTTATACGGGTTGATTCTCTTAACGATACTTTGGTTGTCCCCGATACCACTAAAACCTAATTCATTGATATTAATTTAATTCATAAATTGCCTTAGAGaaatgaagaaacaaaaatgaGTTGTGCCACGCAGAACCCATCTATTTAAACAAGGAAAAGTTTGCGGCAACTTGTGAACAGGAATCGATTTTAAcgtcctcaaaaaccaacatttgacttgatttgtgttaattgttaatgtcagtttacagtgtccccaattagtgctccagcgctagaacgactatagacacttaaataaagttcctttctatTCCTTTGGCTAAAATGCCGACAGGTTCAACTGAAGAACGTTACGGTTGAAGCAAATGCGTGTTAACTTTTATCACCGTGAGCATCGTTTACAAAAAATTTTGAATTGCCGAAATATCTGGCTGTCTAATTTGCATGATATGTCTCATTATATATCatggatttttatttttatattttatcttATTGGCAGGAAGACAGCATGATATATGTTCACGACGTTGGCGCAGTTCTGTTATTTGGCAGCGGTGCTTTGTACTGTTGGTCCCAATCTTATCTCACGTATAGACTGACACAGCATGGGATAAACACTCCGTTTTTATTTACGATACGCTTCATCCTGACATGCGTGATAACCGTCTTTGGCACAATATTTTTTGTGGCGGAACTGTTCGCTTATGAAGAGTTTCGTCACCAGTCTCTCCACTCGGTCGCCAAGTGGGAGCCCTCGGACCCAGGCTACAGCGTACATGTGCTCAGCAATGTTGGCGAATGGATTGCGGGCTTTTGCTTCGGTTTGTTCGGAATAACGTTTTTTGAAGAATTCCAGAAGATTTCTCTGCACGTGGAATGCACCGAGAAGTCACCTCAGGAACACGGCCAACAGAGTCCCTTGCTGGGTTACACAGATATACAAAGTGGAGATGAAGAATAATATTACCAATATGCCTTCACAGTCAATATTTATTTAGCGATGAAATATTTGCACCAATATAACAAGAGGAATTATCTGGGAATTGACGCGATATTACTTGTTCCATGCCATAGGCCTCGGAATAAAACCGAtatttttaatgtaaataaTTCGGGAAAGTGCTTGTATCTGTACAATTAAGGATGAGAATTACTAACCCTGActtggactttttttttcattaatttaaaaCTATGTACACGTACagttaaaagttgaaaaaaaaaaagaatttttttctgtaAGTGTATGTGTGGGAACGTTCTCTGGGCATTCTCTTATTTCACGCATCCCACAATGCCTCGCACCTTGGGGGGGGGGCCGGAATCTTTTTTAGTGATGTGTCAACAATGGGGAAGTCCGACTTTTGCCGTGCACCTGGTTGTTCCAACAGCAGGGAAAAAAGAACAGATTTAAAATACTACCGTATTGCAAAAGATATTAACCGAAGAAAGGTTTGGTTGAGAAGAATTCGGAGAAAAAAACTTCTTGCCGACTGAAAATACGCGGCTCTGCTCAGAGCACTTCATTGGAAATTGCAAGACGGACGAAGGTAACACTCTTCGGTCTTTAAACACAGCCACGGTAAGCCAAAGCTTTGTAGATCAACAAAAACTAGACGCTGTataagcgtacactgggttgcctgtggtacgtgttactcataaacagaagggactgagttgggtggtaatAAACTGCAGgtttccaggcaattttttcaagtcgggggtcattaagaccatttaaggggtcacccagaagtcgtaccagcagaggccctttggatcacacgttcatacgacgaaacagatcatTTTCAGAGGATAAAagcctggctaccggcctattaatcatttgtcagaaagaagaaattcctgtcatcttaagaaaaaatagacacgcattgattacgtgtggtagtgcaggaACATAGCCCTTTaatccatattgtcaactgagctgcgttttgtctaccaggagattcaagttgtctttgcgtaatatgtagctctaatagtacacactattgttttggtattgcaTATCATTGTAGAGCCATGGTTAGagttaggtaaatagccccctgagaagacatgtggttactagcaaagtattGAACCCAGAAAGATGGAATAAAATataagggaatcgagaaacattggcttctgggctgacatgttgatcattttcaaattccctcacaacttcttttcaccacaagcttaagcgtgcactctgagcgtctgacagttgtaatacaaaagttcactgaagtcaagccggCCGCGTTagttcatcagcgtcacaattttttgctgattttggggctaattttgttgaaactcaagaaCGCTTCctacagacctgtttattttcgtgaaccctttCTGCTTCCagagcactaccacaaaaatcctcccgtattaCATTTCAACCCAGGTATGCAAATGTTTtatgctcgaaaattacacaacatgatattaaacttcacaaaggctggaaatatcacaaaaacctttccCAGCGAAAacattattgaaacaaacaacacttttgctattagaggcaaaaaacctttcctatttcaattgcgtgcgtgcaaacaagacacacaatccgtgtcacaaagcacatgcaattttaaataaatttctgacagttcaaaTCAAACCCTTTTCTAAAGAACCtcgaccgtaaataatgaagcacaaaagagacagcaagctttcattcaaataattcttcactgtcacatttccaattgaTTTTTTACCTTtacagagttgagtacaaaataacgGATTTGTTAATGGCAGATAGCCGGCAAATCTGTGCATCCTTTTCAGTCGAAGTTGTTTCGATGTCAAACACAACTTGTTGTGTGCACTGTATCAGAATGCTTCTCCACCTCATAAGGAACTTTAGCTCTAAGATGAGCCTGTGTTGTGGCACCATCATCACCAGTTTAGATGTTGTACTTAACTCCATTTTTAAACTGCACGTTGGAAAAGATCAACAGCGACATCAGGCTCCATGTTTTTTGATGAGCCCTTATGATTCTTACTGCAATCATGGTTTTTCTTCTTCCCATTGGCACAAGTTCTGCACATTTTTGATCGTACTCCGTAATCTAAAACCTGCCCTGTATGGGCACCCATCACTGCCTCATGACCAGTGTTGAAGTTGTGACCCCCATTCCTTCTTTGCCAAGCCATGTCATATGAAACAGCTATCCCAATGAGCCCATTGCTGTAAGCAACCTCTCCAGCTAGAAAATCAAACGGATGTAAAAAGTGTTTTGTTACTTAAAAATGTCTTAATGTCTGAAGCTTCAATATTgtctttgtttatttcattgcgCGGTGGCcccatggttagagtgctcgactccggatcgaatggtctcgggtcctggctggggacattgtgttgtgttcttgggcaagacattttactctcacagtgcctctctccacccaggtgtataaatgggtaccggcgaaatgctgggtgtaaccctgcgatggactagcgtcccatccaggggggagtagaaatactcctagtcgcttcatgctaatgaaaccggagataagtgccggcctgatgggccttctggctcgtaagcagagacttatTGTCAGTCTCCCAAGTTGAAATCACATTACTCAACTTTGCACTTCCTAGACCTTGTTGCTAGATGAAAACTTTATATGTATGAAAATAGTGCAATAAAGTGACTTTAGAAGAACAGTGACAACACACTTGGTaatattcatttaattttaGTCATCTTGTTGCATCTAAAGAGAAgataattcataatttttttttcgcttatCAAGTTGTGCTTGACTTCACGTTCAGAGAAATTTTTTAAGAGCACCTTTCACTGGCTTTCACACAACCAGAGCACTTCTTTAGACCTTCTCGTAGAACCTCAAGGTCCACAATTCTTGCTCCTGTTGGAATACTTCCCTGAGCATTTTTAAATATCTGAAAAAATGTGAGCTGAGATGTTTCATTCAGTTTACATAAGGTTCGCGTGAAAGCCAGACATTTCTTCTTGAAAATGGAGACCTGACAGggaaacaagttaaaaaaaaagacagaaacTTACTGTGATACTTCGTGTTGCTCGCATCCACTGTGCGTTATCTTCCTCGTCCCGATTATCTTTACTACaacattttcgttttttagagTTTATGCCCCTTAGAAAATCTGTTGCATGGCGTTTTCTTTCCCTCGTTTCGGAAAGTTTATTAGCGGAACAAAAGCAACCTGAGGAGTCACGGGTTTTAACACTGTCCGTGGTCGCCATTATTTACTTCATTGGGAGAAAGATCtagatctcatggatatacccaccacgagtcccctaggttaaactctcattttacagattaagtcaaagtgcccatttcagtgattaggtctaaacttttgtttatcttattgctatagcaatatttagttctagaaactgatttagaatggtcatttttttagagttatggttggtgtgtatatccatgagatccttgccTTTTTTTGAGCGAGGGATTCGTGGGATTTTAAAACTATCGCGCGAGGAATCAGAACCCAGTTTCGCGCGCACaaaaaactatttcgagcctcctcaAGTCGTGGACTTAAATGCACCAAAACCAGCATCTCTTTGCTGTTAACTaggttaaattgcatttaaaattgTTGGTGTACCCTAAGACTTAGCCAGGAATAAATAATGCTAAGAGACaaagcaaaaaggaaaatgaatcTAACCAGGTAAAATCATTTCAACCTCGTTTAATTTGGActcaaacagaaaaataacaCTATTATTGCCAAAAACTATTTTATCATCAACCTCCTTTATAATTATGGTGACAAGATTGCATGATTACCGTGTGGACAGGTTCAAGTGGGATTTCACCGTTTTGTTCTTCCGCTCCTTCTTGATGCATAAAAGAGAGGGAAGTCCACTTCCTGGCACCATTTTCAGCTCATGATATCCAGCATCTGCAAGTGTGATACACAGTGTAGAATGTATGTCCGTTAATAGCAatcattgttatatagctgaatttttcccccaacaaacagcgcgcgctttcattggttacttcgaggtcacatgacatctaacaataaaactgtttcccgccaaaagtctctgagcgggcaacattgcaaaatctatgacgtcagagggtaacagtgcactgttatccgcgaatgttgaccgacgaccgccttTGCTGTTACCAttgctcgtttttctttttgttctgtataacaaatcacttaatgactggtccctcgggaaacacttaattttgtttccctcgaatttcaatgttttcctcagctgcgcctcggggaaacattgaggttctcgcgaaacaaaattaactgttttcccccggaccagtcattaagtgtttattataATAGTGACAAATGGCAACTGATGTTTGATACAGACTTCAAACACTAAACAACTGTGGTTATCACCACTGCAACTTATCAAAT from Montipora capricornis isolate CH-2021 chromosome 9, ASM3666992v2, whole genome shotgun sequence encodes:
- the LOC138015667 gene encoding DNA damage-regulated autophagy modulator protein 1-like, which produces MFEDISLRLGYGYLPVFWGLFTSFTFILCYGIAVSKNHIYPFIPAISDTGAQIPEANIFSEFFNFSIVLMAFSLIVRYLQFEMLTKGLDSPDVLLYRLNKVALSCGLVSAFGGTLIANFPSKEEDSMIYVHDVGAVLLFGSGALYCWSQSYLTYRLTQHGINTPFLFTIRFILTCVITVFGTIFFVAELFAYEEFRHQSLHSVAKWEPSDPGYSVHVLSNVGEWIAGFCFGLFGITFFEEFQKISLHVECTEKSPQEHGQQSPLLGYTDIQSGDEE